GCGTTTGGCGACACAGTTTATGGCCCAATCAAAGGAGGAGCGAAGCGATGAATTTTAAGAAGATCTCCGGCTTCATCTATCAGAATGCCATTTATTTCGTATTGCTGGCGCTGGTCGTGGCGATGACCCTGGTCGATCCGCGGTTTCTCTCGTTGACCACGTTGCGGGACATCTTGCTCCAGTCATCGACGCGGATGATCATCGCGCTCGGCGCGGTCTTCGCCATCCTGACCGCCGGCGCAGACCTCTCGGCCGGCCGGATGGTCGGCCTGGCGGCGGTGATTTCGGCTTCGATGTTGCAGGCCCCCGATTATTTGCGGCTGTTCTTCCCGGGCTTGCCGCAATTGCCGCTGTTCATCCCGATTCTTATTGCCATCGCGGCTTGTACGCTGTTCGGGGCCATTAACGGTTCGGTCATCGCCCGGTTCGGCGTGCCGCCGTTCATCGCCACCCTGGGATCGATGGTCGTGATCTATGGTTTTACCTCGATTTATTTTGACTTGCCGCCGAACCAATCCCAACCCATCGGCGGGCTGCGGAGTGACTTTACCGAGCTCGGCACGGGCGCGATCGGCATCGGCCCTTACTCCATTCCGTATATCGTGATCATCGCCGCGGTCGTGACCTTCCTGATGTGGGTTCTCCTGAATAAGACCCGTTTCGGTAAGAACACCTATGCCATCGGCGGGAATGTCAACGCCGCCAAAGTTTCGGGGATCAATGTCGGCCGCACCACCATCTGGATGTATACCATCGCCGGCGCCCTCTACGGCCTGGCCGGCGTCTTGGAAGCAGCCCGCACCGGCGGCGCCACCAACAACTACGGGAACGGCTATGAATTGGACGCCATCGCCGCCTGCGTGGTCGGCGGG
The Hydrogenispora ethanolica genome window above contains:
- the mglC gene encoding galactose/methyl galactoside ABC transporter permease MglC, which translates into the protein MNFKKISGFIYQNAIYFVLLALVVAMTLVDPRFLSLTTLRDILLQSSTRMIIALGAVFAILTAGADLSAGRMVGLAAVISASMLQAPDYLRLFFPGLPQLPLFIPILIAIAACTLFGAINGSVIARFGVPPFIATLGSMVVIYGFTSIYFDLPPNQSQPIGGLRSDFTELGTGAIGIGPYSIPYIVIIAAVVTFLMWVLLNKTRFGKNTYAIGGNVNAAKVSGINVGRTTIWMYTIAGALYGLAGVLEAARTGGATNNYGNGYELDAIAACVVGGVSTTGGIGSVQGIVAGVLIFSVINYGLTFIGLNPYWQMIIKGLIIVSAVAVDIRKYISKR